Proteins encoded by one window of Erythrobacter sp.:
- the ndk gene encoding nucleoside-diphosphate kinase: MAVTRTFSIIKPDATRRNLTGAVTNMLEKAGLRVVASKRIHMSKDQAEGFYAVHKERPFFGELVDFMISGPVVVQVLEGEDAVVRNRKIMGATNPADAEEGTIRKAFAESIEANTVHGSDSDENAAIEIAFFFDDSEIVG, encoded by the coding sequence ATGGCGGTTACCCGCACCTTTTCGATCATCAAGCCCGATGCCACCCGCCGCAACCTGACCGGTGCGGTTACCAACATGCTGGAAAAGGCCGGCCTGCGCGTGGTCGCTTCCAAGCGCATCCACATGAGCAAGGACCAGGCCGAGGGCTTCTACGCCGTACACAAGGAACGCCCGTTCTTCGGCGAGCTGGTCGATTTCATGATCTCCGGCCCGGTAGTCGTGCAAGTTCTCGAAGGCGAAGACGCCGTGGTGCGCAACCGCAAGATCATGGGCGCGACCAACCCCGCCGATGCCGAGGAAGGCACGATCCGCAAGGCTTTTGCCGAGAGCATCGAGGCGAACACCGTGCACGGTTCGGACAGCGACGAGAACGCGGCGATCGAAATCGCCTTCTTCTTCGATGACAGCGAAATCGTCGGCTAA
- a CDS encoding DNA polymerase III subunit chi, producing the protein MRVDFYLLSTDPAPAAVALLAGKVREAGERLLVVAEDLELVEAISQALWTASPEAFLAHGIAGDAYDARQPILLSDDVEPVNGAKFLLIADGQWREPGESFARVLFLFDDTTRAGARVTWKALEDREGLERKFWKQQGGRWVEGP; encoded by the coding sequence ATGAGAGTCGACTTTTATCTGCTGTCCACCGATCCTGCACCCGCCGCCGTTGCCCTGCTCGCGGGAAAGGTGCGCGAGGCGGGCGAGCGACTGTTGGTGGTGGCCGAGGATCTCGAACTGGTGGAAGCAATCTCGCAGGCGCTGTGGACCGCGTCGCCCGAAGCCTTCCTCGCCCACGGGATTGCCGGGGACGCGTACGATGCGCGCCAGCCGATCCTGCTGTCCGACGATGTCGAGCCGGTGAACGGTGCGAAATTCCTGCTGATCGCGGACGGGCAATGGCGTGAGCCCGGGGAGAGCTTCGCGCGGGTGCTGTTCCTGTTCGACGATACCACGCGGGCAGGCGCGCGGGTGACGTGGAAGGCGCTGGAGGACCGCGAGGGGCTGGAGCGCAAGTTCTGGAAGCAGCAAGGTGGTCGCTGGGTCGAAGGGCCGTGA
- a CDS encoding sulfotransferase has translation MAPPPRPHPLSRSPHVQRVCGWLESAWDKGIANRPSLDPDVLWGKALRDIPAEGERGPRSDEDMADFRLRLEVLVESLEAEARLNSLGLTMAHGQLVRVIRQRLELGELWRAQPEVVEHKLAPPIIVVGQMRSGTTRVHRLLAADPAHAATRFCDSWLPVPRRPDTRPAWSALTLLAARTLDPWLDSIHPFGTTRADEELGWLACALDHCAYEAQWRIPAFTAFSEDRDPAPVYREFARILRTDAHFHGNADRPRVLKVPQFAEDLPALLAQFPDARVVLTSRDDADIARSSASLVANQMTIQSDAVDMAWLQAEVARKIALRQQRMDVAVAGFTGPLAKVDFAALDSDWEVAMAQLYADLGQPLSPEAREAMRAERGRMEADGHEHHRQSYDDFGDPSSGSTARNMNTSEFADGRP, from the coding sequence GTGGCCCCCCCGCCCCGCCCCCATCCGCTCAGCCGTTCGCCGCACGTTCAGCGCGTCTGCGGCTGGCTGGAGAGCGCATGGGACAAGGGGATCGCCAATCGCCCTTCGCTCGATCCCGATGTGCTGTGGGGCAAGGCCCTGCGCGACATTCCCGCCGAGGGTGAGCGCGGACCGCGCAGCGACGAGGACATGGCCGATTTCCGGCTGCGGCTGGAAGTGCTGGTTGAATCGCTGGAGGCGGAGGCGCGGCTCAATTCGCTCGGGCTGACGATGGCGCATGGGCAACTGGTGCGGGTGATCCGCCAGCGGCTGGAACTGGGCGAACTGTGGCGCGCGCAACCCGAAGTGGTCGAGCATAAGCTCGCCCCGCCGATCATCGTCGTCGGGCAAATGCGCAGCGGCACTACTCGCGTGCATCGCCTGCTCGCCGCCGATCCCGCCCACGCCGCCACCCGCTTCTGCGACAGCTGGCTGCCCGTCCCGCGCCGTCCCGATACCCGCCCGGCATGGTCGGCGCTGACGCTGCTCGCCGCACGCACGCTCGATCCGTGGCTCGACAGCATCCACCCGTTCGGCACCACCCGCGCCGACGAGGAACTGGGCTGGCTCGCCTGCGCGCTCGATCATTGCGCCTACGAAGCGCAGTGGCGCATTCCCGCCTTCACTGCCTTCAGCGAAGACCGCGACCCGGCGCCGGTCTATCGCGAATTCGCCCGCATCCTGCGCACCGACGCGCATTTCCACGGCAATGCCGATCGCCCGCGCGTGCTAAAGGTGCCGCAATTCGCCGAAGACCTGCCCGCGCTGTTGGCGCAGTTCCCCGATGCCCGCGTGGTGCTGACGAGCCGTGACGATGCCGACATTGCCCGCAGCTCCGCATCGCTGGTGGCGAACCAGATGACAATCCAGTCTGACGCGGTGGACATGGCGTGGCTCCAGGCCGAAGTGGCGCGCAAGATTGCGCTGCGACAGCAACGGATGGACGTTGCCGTGGCGGGATTTACCGGACCGCTGGCAAAGGTCGATTTCGCCGCGCTGGATAGCGATTGGGAAGTGGCGATGGCGCAGCTCTACGCCGATCTCGGCCAGCCGCTTTCACCGGAGGCGCGCGAGGCGATGCGGGCCGAACGTGGGCGGATGGAGGCCGACGGCCACGAACACCATCGTCAGAGCTATGACGATTTCGGCGATCCGTCGTCAGGCTCGACCGCGCGCAACATGAACACCAGCGAATTCGCCGACGGCCGCCCGTAG
- a CDS encoding nuclear transport factor 2 family protein yields MPWQRKSPVKVALAFVEACNTRNAEALAAILSPDVVFQDSRGGRIEGREAMLEALARVDSVAPDLRVEIDRSSTRGDSALLTGRSITSNPVLACDTQWRAVVIDGKLVEWQAYGRPSANSLVFMLRAVEPDDGSPKSS; encoded by the coding sequence GTGCCATGGCAGCGCAAATCGCCGGTGAAGGTCGCGCTCGCGTTCGTCGAGGCGTGCAACACCCGCAATGCCGAGGCGCTTGCTGCCATTCTCTCTCCCGATGTGGTATTTCAGGACAGTCGCGGGGGGCGGATAGAGGGACGCGAAGCGATGCTGGAAGCACTGGCGCGTGTCGACTCGGTAGCGCCCGACCTTCGCGTAGAGATAGACCGCTCCAGCACGCGCGGCGATTCCGCGCTGCTTACGGGACGGTCAATCACCAGCAATCCGGTGCTCGCTTGTGATACGCAGTGGAGAGCCGTGGTGATCGATGGCAAGCTGGTCGAATGGCAGGCCTACGGGCGGCCGTCGGCGAATTCGCTGGTGTTCATGTTGCGCGCGGTCGAGCCTGACGACGGATCGCCGAAATCGTCATAG